In Sebastes umbrosus isolate fSebUmb1 chromosome 15, fSebUmb1.pri, whole genome shotgun sequence, the genomic window TGTTGACCTGGTGGAAGCATTAGAGGATCCAATagtgtataaatataaaaaaaaaacacaaatgttaacATTATTGTAGGCACTATAGAGGGGATCAGTAGAAGTAAGGGGATCACCAAGGTCATtgtgattcatcctctgggaaccatgaatatcTGAAGAAAAAATCTCATGGCAAGTGGTGGACCGACATTGCTATCCCTATAACCATGCCTCTGGCAGGGCTAAAAATGTCATAGATTTTGACACACTATTTTCTAAAAATTAATATTCAACTCCAGATCCATCTTGTTTCAGTAAATATATAGCGGGTAGATGGTGTTCcagcttgtttttctacagGCGATGGTTGCAGTTAATCATTTAGCAAAGCAAGGTAAGGTTGATTTAACACTCCCACCATTACTTATTCATGTAAAAAGAAATCACAAACATGGGCATGATTTGTTGGCTGTCAGTATTTCCTTTTTCCTAGAGGGACCTAAGCTGTCAACTTAATGGATCCTgtcattttgtttctttgttctgTTTCATTTTAACCCCGTGAGGATATACCTGACTGCATGCTTTTATTATGTAGGtttaaacaatgacaaaagaaaaagtttgACAGATTTTTCATCCTCAAAAACTCATGATTTGATGTTCCAATCCATCTCTGAATTAGTGTTCCCATTCCACATTCATATCTGCATTACTGATGCACACTTAGGACTGAATCAGTCCTAAAATACAATAGCGCATGCTAAAATGTGTCCAGCGGTGAGGAATTGATTGAAGTTGAAGCTGGCAATTAGTTTCATACGGCGGGAAGGAACACAGGAAGGCATAACACACCTCCTGAATGGAAACAGTCCCATTATTCTCTGTCGGCTGTCCTCACTTCCCTCCTCGCCATTCATCTACGGATGTAATGACCAAAGAAAGAGCAAGACGCTGATCTGTCAGGATGATTCACTGTCAATTTACCAGCCTTTTTATAAAGCTAGGCTCCGTGCAGCAGCCAGGCAGACGGACCGGGCCTCCTAACTCCTCTATAATCTACATATTGACACGTATGACGGTGTAGCTCTGATTGGGAATGACTGTGTGGAAATGACTTCTCTGCGAAGACTTTAATTTTGACTGGGTGCGGTGTCAGGAGGTGATAACTGGAGTGGCCGTTAGTTGGATTTGTACAGACTATGTTATGACAATGTGATATGGTCCTGAACAGTATTATGACTAGCTGGGCTGTTTTTGAATTTGTGTCATCAtgcagtaaatgtatttgtataaaAGGCTCGTTTGTGATCAATCGCCTTTTCAATTTGGAAGGAGAAAGGCTTGTTTTGAAAAGATGTCTTTTTCTACCCATTTTTTTGCCGAGATGGGCCTCAAGGTTTTGCATTATCTCTGTACGGACTTAAGAATCTGAATTATAGCGACACGTTTGAGTTAGCTATAGCCACAGAACTGCAAATAAAGCCTGTGCACAGCCAGCCAGCTGTCTGGAccttgaataataaaaaaaggaaactagACAGGCTGTAGTTTCCAGTAAGCACAGACACAAGGTGAGATCTGTGTGCATAGTTTGCATCAGAAAATAGAGCTTCTTCTgatactataatatataatactacCAAGTAGGATATTTTATGACTTGAATAGGCAGAACCAATACTATTAAAGCCTATTTATGGCATCAGTAATACACACTTAAATCACATAAGTCTAGCACAAACACTCACAGTAGGGCTCCAACTTACATTCAATTTGTATTCACTAATTTAGGGAGTACAAAttgtcacatacagtacatgatcAAATTATAACATAGTAAACCTTAATGGGTTTAAATACAGTACTTAGAGTTACTAAGCAGCTACCTAATTATTAACTTCATTCCAGTGGGGGAAGAAGAACTCAGATTATTTACTTAAgcaaaagtagcaataccataCTATAAAAACACTCCATTCATTCAAAAACGCACAGAAATATTGGGTacaaaaagtactcattatgcttAAATAGCCCCATGTTAGTATTATATTAGTATATCATTGGATGGGTATTAatgatgcattaacatgtaagcTATGTTGTAGTTGGACAAGGTTGAGTTCAGCTTTATGTACTTTTTGGTGGTTTCATCTACAGCTTTGcataatttttataaaatgatcatGTTTTGTATCCAAATctcaaagctgcagtaggtagaaatggagcaaatatgattaaaaaaagttatttttataaaacactatatacttacagtagtgtatgagacaggtaatctgaaaaaaatcatgtgcctctgtgtcctccggtgctcctaatggcatctgcaagatttcacagaccggagggaaacaaccaatcagagccgagctggagccatgccgtctctgagcagctgtcaatccctcacaaactccgaccaaacggtcaaactaggcagcgctgatcaaatatgatcaatattttgttactgtaatgcttatttcttgccttaaatgttttcagaaatatcttgtagtgtactgtttagctgtaaaatgagaaagtttgtgacccggcagccatgttgagatcagttgaggaaataccaagcacctcccaccagctggagcacagccaataggaatgctcgcTCTAAAGTGACCTTTAATTGGCCAAGGTCTCCcgtcacagtttattttttaaagcctgaaaacagagccatgaggaggtgcagaagtctagttttctctcagaacacttgaattacaatatactgaaaggttagtATGGatcttttgcccaatgatgctaaaagctttctgcctactgaagctttaatagcctctgtcagtgttatattattacatCATTGGATTGTTATTAatgatgcattaacatgtagCAGTACTTTATTGTTGTAGTTGGATATGATTAAGCTCATTTTAAAAGCTGTATGTAAATTTGGGTAGTTTCATCTGAAGCTTTgtatcatttttataaaatgaatgttttgtatcCAAATCTTAACCAGAGAAGAAACTAAATGCAACTGTCAAatgaatgtagtgcagtagaAAAGGAGTGTGGAGTAGCAGGAAATGGAAACAAATACCTCAAGCGAggatattaaaaacataaacataaggAGTTGAATCCATTCTATAACTCAGAAAGTAAGGTTCATATTTGAGGCATGAGTGTGGCTCCACTGATCTGTGCGTCATGATGAGCTTCTCGGAAATAAGGTGACTGGCGCCGTTGCGTGGCATCATGGAAAATTACACAAGTCTACATGAAAGTCAGATAGTGCCCTTATTTATAGttatctgataaaaaaaaaaaatcttatcaGAAATAAAACAAGGAGGGTAGGCGCTGGAAGGACAAAGATAAAGACATGATTATAAGTCTGTCAGGCTGCTGTAGAGACAAATATagataaattatgtttatagaaGATAATAAGAGGTTGTTTTCTGGGTGAGAAAAAATGACACTTGGATATAAGTCTAATTATGGTGCTGtaattctatatttattataatagtgTTACTGACAGTGAattaaagtgtttatttttccGTTTAAAACTCAAAATTGAATGCCCTTGTCCATTCATGCCTCAACGTCTTCAGCTTCTTtacctttaacctttaaataAGAGATCTTTCCGTCTAATTACTGCAAATTGTCGTCTCTTTACGCACAGTTAAAACCCCTAAACGCCTCCTGCGCGCAGTAAACCAGAGAGCTATACTTTGACTTCATCCATCCCATTTCCTGCAGAGCCAGTTCCTGAGGGAGGAGGGCCAAACCAAGCAGCCATGGGAAAGTTCTCCCCACTTTTTCCGATTACATCGATTCTTTTTTAAAGAAGGAAACACACAAACCGAGTTGGAGCTGCAGACAGCTACTGTACTGTAGTTTGTAGGGAGCGGAGGgacacactgagaggacacacgGAGGGAGTGCTGAGGCCAATAAACACCAGGAGAGACAAAGACCCGCTTCACGAGAGAGAAAGGTAAAGAATCTTTACCAATTAGGAACAAAAACAGATTAGGATTGTTCATGTGGACACTTATATTGTGTAATAAGGACACAATCATATGTCCCTGTAGTTGTCAATAGCTGTCAGCTGAGTGGATTGTGtgtttgatattgttttttaatcCCCAGAAGTATCAGAATCACATTTCTACACGGTGTTTACAGTGCCTAGTATACTTTTTTATTGACTttctgtgttattattttatccCCTATAGGGAATAACATGATGAACTTTTGAATCCCTTTTGTATTATATTAGTTTTTCAGTATAACTGATAGTGAATCTGTGGTCCTTATATTGAGTTTTatgattatttatgtatttatttaggtgttgtaggtgtttttttattagttagtttgtttttgtaattccATAGGATTTCTATAAAGATAGACTAtatatatcctttatttaaccaggtaaaaatCTCATTGTGATTAAAATCTCTTTCTCGAGAGTGACCTGGACAAGAGacattattacaataataaatacaaacattataaaGCAGACTAATACAGCTGTCTCACACTACAAGTGAAAAAGCACAATGTCCAGTtaatatacaatacaaaaaactGTTATAATgcataaaacaattacaattttaaaattaTTTGAGTGAAAAATGTAAAGAGCAATCACACTGATCAAAAGTGACCGCAAAACCTATATGTGGGTTTATGGGATGCATTGTTAAGTACTTTGCTAaactatgtatttgtttttcactatgttttttttacgtGTATGTCTGCAATTATTGATAGATACATACAAATCAtgtatattacattattttaattatttcatgtaATATGTTGCCTGGAgaccaaagacatgcaggttaggttaattgtggactctaaattgcccgtaggtgtgaatgtgagcgtgaatggttgtctgtctatatgtgtcagccctgcgatggactggcgatctgtccagggtgtaccctgccttcgcccaatgtcggctgggatcggctccagcccccccgcgacccctaacgggataagcggttgcagatggatggatggatggatggatggatgttgcCTGGAGAATCCCACTTTTCAAGCCCCTGGATGGTTTTTAGGCAATTCTCTTTCACATCCCCTTGCAAATTgtatctttttaattttttaactgtgtaaagaaagaaagaaacaaacaatgGGCAGCgtatttaaaagttgttttttttgcctagtTCTGTTCTAAACTTGGGGAccaacatctgtagaatattGTGAGAGCGCAGGTCATATTGATACAACATAAGAACTAAAGTATGCCAATAATAAGGCTAGAAATGACTTTAAAAGTAGACTTATCAATAGTCCTTGTAGTGTCTGTGGCGCTCATGATTTCTTAGTTATAGTGTTGTAGTGTATTTTATACTGTGATGTACTCCGTATGGACTTTACAGTCTTAGTTCACAGGATTTGTTGGTATTCTGTGGCGGTAGAGATACCAGTAATACTGAAGACAATACTCCCGGAGGTGGATCAGTCCACTTATCATTTTTGTGCTTGTTCAGCAGGCCAGAATCCCTGACAGTCCATTGTCTTGTCTCATCCTGTCAAAGGAGTTTGTATTTTCACTATTAggatattttcttttctcagaggggaagaaataacacaaaaacataaatagtCTAAACAAATAGACAAATGTCACAGCAGTCCCTCGACTCCCCCACACAGGATGTTTATTCAGATGtccgtgtgcgtgtgtgtgcatgtgtgtgtgcgtgcgagcTTCCCAACAAGTCACTGACTGTGTCATTTATCATTGACAACTTCCATCAAACCCCCCAATACCTTTATGAAATCAGGTATGGTTTGACTCAGCTTTAATCGATGAATAAATCCAATTAGTTACCCCACAAGTAATTGTATATAATAATGCTGTGTAATGTAAAAGTTTGAGTGGCCTCTTTTGGACTCATTCACTCCAGTGAAAGCGTAAACTATTCCCtttcatattaaatgttaaCTTTAGTgccatgtgtttttgttttagttcaTTTTAGTGTATGGAGGCCTTGTTTTCTCACATCTCGATGATGAAGAGTTGGAGCCCACCCTTAACAACGGTGTGAGCTCATGGAAGAACTAATAGTGGGGGGCCGCAGCCAGATACATATGTTCCCCAGTAAAAAAGACACCATTATACTGAAAAGCTTGGAGAAACTTAGCTCATTTTGTTGCTTATAGAAATCATTAAACACGCGTGCATTGGCTGTGCATTAATAAAAAGCTCTATTTTCGTGGAAATTAAATATAGCAATTAGGTGTTAAGTGGCACATTGAAGCCAATCTGCTCAGCAATGGAGCAAGAAATATAAAAGGTGGAGAAAGTATACGACCTGCATAACAACTACAACTAGACGTGCAGGGGGTCCAGGCACACGATATAGATTTTCACAATCTGAACAGGCGGAGGAGAGTTTTAAACAAGAACATCCTGATACTAACTCTTACCAACTGTCCCCTCTTAGGAGCAGAGGATGTCCAGAGCTGACTGGTCCTACCTGGAGCACCTGCTGGAGGAGGGCCAGGAGTATTCGACGGGCGTTGGCCGCGTCTGGCTTACCGTGCTCTTCCTTTTCCGCATGCTTGTACTGGGAACCGCCGCCGAATCCGCCTGGGATGACGAGCAAGCCGACTTCGTTTGCAACACGGGGCAACCCGGCTGCACCCCCGTGTGCTACGACAGAGCCTTCCCCATCTCCCACTTCCGCTACTTTGTCCTCCAAGTCATCTTCGTCTCCACGCCGAGCATCTTCTATTTCGGATATGTGGCTATAAGGGCCGGGAAGGccaagagaaaagaggaggatgagagggcGGCAGAAGgtcgtggtggtggtggtggtgagagaGGAGAAATAGCAATAGAAAGGGACAATAACAATGTGACTAAAGACAATgcagaagagaaggagagacaggAGGATGGTGGGAAAGGTAGAAAAGCTGACAAGGCTCCTCCGCCAGACGCTCCTAAACTGAAAGGCAGGTTGCTGTGTGCGTACGCGTGCAGCATCCTGATTAAAGTCCTCCTGGAGGTCGGCTTCATCCTGGGGCTGTGGTTCCTTTACGACGGCTTCCTCATCGCGGCGAAGTTCGAGTGCACGGGGTCCCCTTGTCCTCACACGGTGGACTGCTTTGTCTCCCGACCCACGGAGAAGACCATCTTCACCATCTACACTCAGGTGATCGCCGCCGTGTCCGTGCTCCTCAATCTCATCgagctcctccacctccttcagCTCGCCATCGCCCACCGGCTGGAGAAACGCTACCGCGCAGAGCTCCAAGACTACCTACCTCGGTCGGTACCGGCTCAACAGGAGGCTCCGGAACTCCAAGCGTGTGCGTCGCAGTCGTACATAGCAGGGAGCCGTGTTAGCCTCCCCATGCAGCGTGAGGCTGCATGCTACCCGAACCCTTGCGAGAGCTACAGGGATCTGGCGATAGAGGTGAACTGGGGACCCGGGGAGGCTGCGGGTGACCTACTTCCCAGTTATATGAACTGCGTGGGGGCCATGAAGACAACGCATTCCCCGAGGGTCCACtataagaaacacacacagcacacagggGTGAAAAACACTAAAGGCGCCCATAAGGCACTCTCAAAGCAGAAGCATTATGTATGACGCAGTCAGATGTGGTGATTTGTTGTTTATGACCACGAAAGCTTTGTTTGGTTTCCAGATTCTTTTTTCATAGATACTATCCTGCACATGACACTTGACTATCAGGAGTGCACCAATGAGGGAGAAACGAAGAACAACTATTGCACTGTGAACTTCTATGCCTCAGAGGAAGGCAGGCAAACGGAGATTTAGCAGATAAATGGACCTATTCAAAACGAAACATTTTGAGAACACTCCCCAAGGCAAAGAAAATGAGACTCCGCGACGAGAGAAGATTACAGTCATAAGATGCCTTTTAATGACTTTAGTGCTGGATGCgacagtggaaaaaaacagtgcAATGGGGGGTCTGCGGAGAGTACCAGATTTAAGCATATTCCTCTGGGAATTGCACTGTAACCCCTGGAGTTCTTTGAAggccccccctcctcttctccctctctctcccatgGCTCCGTCCACACTGTGGAATGTACTGGTCTCTGGATCTCGCTCTGCTCCCGAGAGGATAATGACTGCGTGGATGCGTGGATGCATGCATGCGTGCGCGCACACAATGTACTTTTCCCCTTTCACCCAGTGAGTTTTGGTCACTCGAGTTGGGGATGTGGCCCGGGGAAGACATGGGTGAAGAGAAGGAGAGCCAAACCAGAGGAATTCTGGGATTGTGAATGACTTGTATAACATTGCCAGTAACCAGAGTAATTTAGCTATGAAgaacgagggagagagaggagactaCTGCATACTAGAATATGAGAGCTGAATAATGGAGGAAAGACAAGCATccagtttaaaaaaatcaaaccttTTTCGACAGCCTGAGAGAGAACTCAAAAGATGCTTTAGTGATCGCACATTGAATGGACTGAAAGCGGTACAGAAATGTGCAAACTTGATGAAAGGAAATGACCAATTAtgtgaaaactgtatttaatgtttaaagtaTTATGAAGAAACACCAgtgttaatatttattattttgtggaaaataaagttttaagtACTATAAATTAATGATGACATTGTCAAATTATGCTATAATTATCAATATATCACATCATATTACATACCGCATTTTTTCTGTTATACAAAATATGCTTTAGATGCtatatagggctgtgtattggcaagaatctggcgatatgatacgtatcatgatacaggggttacgattcaatatattgcaatatattgtgatactgtaagtaaggcgatatattgcgattttttttatttaattttaggaaaactgtcatagtataaagaacacacaaccatatgcataaaatctgagtaaaaaaagtttactttttttatgcaatcaaaacagtgggatctgcatttgcatttatcacagtcactgtaacatccaacaccatagcactactttgagagggcacatacactgaggaCGCATCTCTTTTTAAACTATTGattgagttcatctttgcatttaaactattaattagaaacGGATGCAGATCAcattttgagaatcgatacagtaccacaaaacataatattgcaatattagattttttcgatattttcttacactcctaATGCTATATATGGTATACTTTCCTTTCTGAATATAGGGATGAGATTTCTGTGTGAGGAAAATGTTTCTGAAGTGGCTTCTATGTCCAACCACTATCCAAACACTGTCACAATATGGAGGCACTGAATCACTCAAGAGAGAGCGCTTTGGGAATAATAGAAAGACGGAGGTATGGAAAAGTGGATGAGACTTACAGGCTATCATGAACATAACCTCCTGAGGGGAACAAATGGAGGGaaataattttgatttaatGGCTGTTTTCAAATCAGTAGCTCTGGCTGTACGGGGGGAAGAAAGGCATCAATTATATGCCAGTAAAAGTTCATACAAGGTGGAACAGCGCTTTATGTTGGCTCTATTTAATATCCCCTGGGGAGTCCTGCCTGTTAATGCTGTTTTCGTGTGGAGTAATTGATAAAAGTCCAGCACCTTCAACAAAGGTGCTCTGAAATGAATGCAGCCATATGTCTTTGCGGGGCTGCAGCTGCAATACTGCACTCATTTCCAGCAATTTACCGAACTGTCTCCATGACGATAAGCGGTTATCTATAGCAGGAAAAGGGGGTTTATGGGAAATCCAAGTGAGGCAGGTTCTCATAAAACAAACAGTATGAGGCCAAACAAGAACTCCAACAAGCAGctgataaacaaattaaaaatacttttcttttcttttgctgcggttttatcaaaatgttttatgatctaataataataactgtttCTCTGCCCGCAGAGaggaatgtgttttttattgtgggCAGCCTCTCCCTGTGTCAAGGATAAATTGGCAGACACTGTTGAGAAAACAATCCAAACAGAGCCCCGCTGAAGCTGCCCAGTTCAATGCCTGTTCACAACAACTTGGCTGGCATTCCCGTGCAGTCTTGTTATCTCAGTGCGGGTgggtgtgagcatgtgtgtgcactCGTGTGTGCACGTGTCCACGCGattgttgtatgtgtgtgttttcacaaaaAAGCCAGGGGGGGTCACGGAACAGATTGCATGGGTGCGACCCGTATCGTCCCTCTGCTGCCAACCAAAGCCAGCAGCGGAACAGCGGAGCTCCCTTTTACATCCATCTTCCTTATAGCCGATGGAGCCGGAGAAGCCCAACGCCCTGCTCTATTCTTTCCGCAGAGTAAACTCTCACCTCCTGTTCAGTGAAGCAAATATAAACCTCCCAAGATGAGAACAACATTGCAGGTTATTTGCTGCTCCAACggccatttttttccctctataGTCAATACCTACTCGTCAGAGGAATCGCAGACCTCCTATCAAGCCCCTAACAGTGCAGGTGGAAGTGATATTTTAGTTCCTCTGTTAGGAAATTAGTCAAAATGTTCCCACATTTATTGGTTTGATTACCTAATCAGGTCTAGACTATTTCCCCAaactctcccacacacacacacacacacacactgctttcaGAGGACATTCCAATAAAAACGTCACAATGGAGCTATTTGTTTGTGTAAAGCTGAGCAAATAAAAGTAGGAGTCATTAGGTGGGAAGACCCCAATCTGTGCGCCAGGTCATCCTTTAACGGTTATACATGCAACCTCTGGGATCGGGTGCCATTCTGACCGCGCTTCCTGACATTGTTGGAGTCACTGCTGATGCATTTCCTCACTCTGTTGGTGAAGCCACATGCCGCTgatcacacacaaagacaggcAGTATATCTCAGCTGGGTGAATGAGTGAACGCACTACAATACACAAGCTTTTAGACTGTGAAGCAGTTCAAAGCGCCGTCAAGTTAGCCTCCGGGCTCCAGCGGGGTGTTATGAAAGGCCAACTGTGTCATGCCCAGAGGCAAACTCTACTTTAGGGAAGGTCTTACAGCCGTGCCCCGCACTAGGTTCTGGACGGtctttatttcaatttatttttatgtataacGTTAAATCATagcagaagttatctcaagacacttttcatatagagcaggtctagaccgtgctctatacttaaaggtgcttttgataacattcagccactagatgtcgcattctccctccctcccacatTCCATTGCATGCACTTCACAACAAGCCGTTGCCAGGCAACTACCGTCAATTTCAGCCATTTGttcgttttttccacactaactgacgacccggAGATACCACGTCATACCAGCGCCATTTtattattggctcacaagcATGTTAGAAGTTGGAACCAAACAtctgatatcttccacagagataaacaaaacattcattttggacccgccaacatttaaaaaaatgattaattcaaaattataaacaaaaaaatctgaaaaagccatacttttattcaacacctttctaaaggctctgtgaatgtattatttaaaaaaaaatattcgtttacataaaaatgttatcaataagactttAAAGAGCCCACCACATGTGAACAGGCAGAGAgggcactcacacacacaaacgcacactcAAGAAGTTAGGAATAACCAATGTGActtccatacacacacacgcacgcacacacacacacacgcacgcacacacgcacacgcacacgcgcacgcacacgcacgcacacacacacacacacacacacacacacacacacacacatataaacaagGAACCAGCAGGGCTCAAAATAGCAAGCTACAGGGTGAATGAGGTTGTCGAGGTTATGCAAGATCTCTTTATTTGGCTGTAATTGGAAATAATGTGCCATGCACAGCAAAGACCAGTGTTTAtgttatagtgtgtgtgtgtgtgtgtgtgtgtgtgtgtgtgtgtgaaaggctTACAGCGTTGTGTGTGCCAACTCCCTTTGTTTCACTCAACGTACGTACACACAATGCCGACACACAGCTTTCTCCGTATCCATAACAATGTCACGTCCAAGCACCCAGTCCTTAATTTGGGCATTTGTGCTcctcaacaaaacaacaaaaaatgcttTCAGTAGTTACTAAATTTAAACTCTGCAGAGGAAGTAGCTCTGTATCTGCTTCCTGTTCCAGTATTGTTTCTCCCCAGGGATTGGTCGTTTGGGATTGTCCA contains:
- the gja4 gene encoding gap junction protein alpha 4; this translates as MSRADWSYLEHLLEEGQEYSTGVGRVWLTVLFLFRMLVLGTAAESAWDDEQADFVCNTGQPGCTPVCYDRAFPISHFRYFVLQVIFVSTPSIFYFGYVAIRAGKAKRKEEDERAAEGRGGGGGERGEIAIERDNNNVTKDNAEEKERQEDGGKGRKADKAPPPDAPKLKGRLLCAYACSILIKVLLEVGFILGLWFLYDGFLIAAKFECTGSPCPHTVDCFVSRPTEKTIFTIYTQVIAAVSVLLNLIELLHLLQLAIAHRLEKRYRAELQDYLPRSVPAQQEAPELQACASQSYIAGSRVSLPMQREAACYPNPCESYRDLAIEVNWGPGEAAGDLLPSYMNCVGAMKTTHSPRVHYKKHTQHTGVKNTKGAHKALSKQKHYV